From Deinococcus reticulitermitis, the proteins below share one genomic window:
- the adh gene encoding aldehyde dehydrogenase, with protein sequence MTVADRKGYAKPGTQGSIVEFKKQYGNWIGGDWKAPVRGQYFDNPSPVDGQVFTSVARSTAEDIDLALDAAHAAADKWGRTSPAERGVILNKIADRIEQNLEKLAVAETWENGKPVRETLNADLPLAVDHFRYFAGAVRAQEGGISQIDETTVAYHFHEPLGVVGQIIPWNFPLLMAIWKLAPALAAGNAVVIKPAEQTPSTLLMLMELIGDLLPAGVVNVVNGFGVEAGKPLASSPRIAKIAFTGETTTGRLIMQYASENLIPVTLELGGKSPNIFFDDVMMEDDAFFDKAIEGLVMFALNQGEICTCPSRALIQESVYDRFMERALKRVDAIKMGHPLDPETMIGAQASNDQLEKILSYIDIGKAEGAEVLTGGERARHDGLEDGYYVQPTVFKGHNKMRIFQEEIFGPVLSVTTFKDEAEALSLANDTLYGLGAGVWSRDINRAYRMGRGIKAGRVWTNCYHAYPAHAAFGGYKQSGIGRENHKMMLDHYQQTKNLLVSYSPDKLGFF encoded by the coding sequence ATGACCGTTGCAGACCGCAAAGGCTACGCCAAGCCCGGCACGCAGGGCAGCATCGTCGAGTTCAAGAAGCAGTACGGCAACTGGATCGGCGGCGACTGGAAAGCGCCCGTGCGCGGCCAGTATTTCGACAACCCCTCGCCGGTGGACGGCCAGGTGTTCACCTCGGTGGCGCGTTCGACCGCTGAGGACATTGACCTCGCCCTCGACGCCGCGCACGCCGCCGCCGACAAGTGGGGCCGCACGAGTCCCGCCGAGCGCGGCGTGATCCTGAACAAGATCGCCGACCGCATCGAGCAGAACCTGGAGAAACTCGCCGTCGCCGAGACCTGGGAAAACGGCAAGCCGGTGCGCGAGACGCTCAACGCCGACCTCCCGCTCGCGGTGGACCATTTCCGCTACTTCGCGGGAGCGGTACGCGCGCAGGAAGGCGGCATCAGCCAGATCGACGAGACGACGGTGGCCTACCACTTCCACGAGCCGCTCGGCGTGGTGGGGCAGATCATTCCCTGGAACTTCCCGCTCTTGATGGCGATCTGGAAACTCGCGCCCGCCCTCGCCGCCGGCAACGCCGTGGTGATCAAGCCCGCCGAGCAGACGCCCTCCACCCTGCTGATGTTGATGGAGCTGATCGGCGATCTGCTGCCGGCGGGCGTGGTGAACGTGGTCAACGGCTTCGGCGTCGAGGCCGGCAAGCCGCTGGCGAGCAGCCCGCGCATCGCCAAGATCGCCTTTACCGGCGAGACGACCACCGGGCGACTGATCATGCAGTACGCCTCGGAGAACCTGATTCCGGTCACCCTCGAACTCGGCGGCAAGAGCCCCAACATCTTCTTCGACGACGTGATGATGGAGGACGACGCCTTCTTTGATAAGGCCATCGAGGGCCTGGTGATGTTCGCGCTCAACCAGGGCGAGATCTGCACCTGCCCGAGCCGCGCGCTGATTCAGGAGTCGGTCTACGACCGCTTCATGGAACGTGCCCTGAAACGCGTGGACGCGATCAAGATGGGCCATCCGCTCGACCCCGAGACCATGATCGGCGCCCAGGCGAGCAACGACCAGCTCGAAAAGATCCTCTCGTACATCGACATCGGCAAGGCCGAGGGCGCCGAGGTGCTGACCGGCGGCGAGCGGGCGCGGCACGACGGCCTCGAAGACGGCTACTACGTGCAGCCGACCGTCTTTAAGGGCCACAACAAGATGCGGATCTTCCAGGAGGAGATCTTCGGGCCGGTGCTGTCGGTCACGACCTTCAAGGACGAGGCCGAGGCCCTGTCGCTCGCCAACGACACGCTCTACGGCCTCGGCGCCGGAGTGTGGAGCCGCGACATCAACCGCGCCTACCGCATGGGCCGGGGCATTAAGGCCGGGCGCGTGTGGACGAACTGCTACCACGCCTACCCCGCGCACGCGGCTTTCGGCGGCTACAAGCAAAGCGGCATCGGGCGCGAGAACCACAAGATGATGCTCGACCACTACCAGCAAACGAAGAACCTGCTCGTGAGCTACAGCCCCGACAAGCTCGGCTTCTTCTGA
- a CDS encoding DUF779 domain-containing protein: MTTDDPPTYAERVDITPAARALLERLEAQHGPLMFHQSGGCCDGSSPMCYPRGEFRTGAQDVRLGYVAGTPFWMSVSQFEYWQHTHLTVDVVKGRGSGFSLEAPEGVRFLIRSRLFDEAEEARLRPTERGG; this comes from the coding sequence ATGACGACCGATGACCCCCCCACCTACGCCGAGCGCGTGGACATTACCCCCGCAGCCCGCGCCCTGCTCGAACGGCTCGAAGCCCAGCACGGCCCCCTGATGTTTCATCAGTCGGGCGGCTGCTGCGACGGTTCGAGCCCGATGTGCTACCCGCGCGGCGAGTTCCGGACCGGCGCGCAGGACGTGCGGCTCGGGTACGTGGCCGGCACGCCCTTCTGGATGTCGGTGAGCCAGTTCGAGTACTGGCAGCACACCCACCTCACCGTGGACGTGGTCAAGGGGCGCGGCAGCGGCTTCTCGCTCGAAGCGCCCGAGGGCGTGCGTTTCCTGATCCGCTCGCGGCTGTTTGACGAGGCGGAAGAAGCCCGGCTGCGCCCCACCGAGCGCGGCGGCTGA